Proteins encoded by one window of Carassius auratus strain Wakin chromosome 8, ASM336829v1, whole genome shotgun sequence:
- the LOC113107144 gene encoding plasma membrane calcium-transporting ATPase 3-like isoform X7 has product MGDLGNSTVDFHPKKPGMDKGGHEGDFGVTVEELCSLMELRGPEALQKIQENYTDTETLCHRLKTSPADGLSDNPADLEKRRQVFGMNFIPPKKPKTFLQLVWEALQDVTLIILEIAAIISLGLSFYQPPGGDTEACGNVSAGAEEEGEAEAGWIEGAAILLSVLCVVLVTAFNDWSKEKQFRGLQSRIEQEQRFAVVRNGTVIQIPVAEMVVGDIAQIKYGDLLPADGVLIQGNDLKIDESSLTGESDHVRKSIAKDPMLLSGTHVMEGSGKMLVTAVGVNSQTGIIFTLLGAGEVEEEKKDCKKEANSNSSTQFPSVEAKDHNIINGKQDGTLENNQNKAKKQDEAVAMEMQPLKSAEGGEVEEKEKKKSSVAKKEKSVLQGKLTKLAVQIGKAGLVMSAITVIILMLYFVIETFVIQGVVWLTECTPIYVQYFVKFFIIGVTVLVVAVPEGLPLAVTISLAYSVKKMMKDNNLVRHLDACETMGNATAICSDKTGTLTTNRMTVVQIYIGDQLFRNIPRPDQINPKTLELITSAISVNCAYTSKIIAADKEGGLPKQVGNKTECALLGLVLDLKQEYQAVREQIPEEKLYKVYTFNSVRKSMSTVIQMPDGSFRLYSKGASEILLTKCSFVLGRDGEARAFRPRDKDEMVKKVIEPMACEGLRTICIAYREFPADPMPDWDNETDIVSNLICITVVGIEDPVRAEVPEAIRKCQRAGITVRMVTGDNINTARAIAAKCGIIHPGDDFLCMDGKEFNRRIRNEKGEIEQERIDKIWPKLRVLARSSPTDKHTLVKGIIDSTIVEQRQVVAVTGDGTNDGPALKKADVGFAMGIAGTDVAKEASDIILTDDNFSSIVKAVMWGRNVYDSISKFLQFQLTVNVVAVIVAFTGACITQDSPLKAVQMLWVNLIMDTFASLALATEPPTESLLLRKPYGRNNPLISTTMMKNILGHAVYQLIIIFTLLFVGERIFDIDSGRNAPLHSPPSEHYTIIFNTFVLMQLFNEINARKIHGERNVFDGIFSNPIFCSIVLGTFAIQIVIVQFGGKPFSCSPLNVEQWLWCLFVGMGELVWGQVIASVPTHQLKCLKEAGHGSAPDMIMDEDLAEDEEEIDHAERELRRGQILWFRGLNRIQTQMEVVSTFKRSGSFQGAARRRSSVLSQLHDVTNNSTPSHVVLSTANATGAPGSFVL; this is encoded by the exons ATGGGGGATCTGGGTAATAGCACAGTAGACTTCCACCCTAAGAAGCCAGGCATGGACAAAGGAGGTCATGAGGGAGATTTCGGGGTGACAGTAGAGGAGCTGTGCTCACTGATGGAGCTCAGGGGACCCGAGGCCCTGCAGAAGATCCAGGAGAACTACACAGACACAGAAACCCTCTGTCACAGACTCAAGACTTCACCTGCAGATG GATTATCGGACAATCCTGCGGACCTGGAGAAACGTCGGCAAGTGTTTGGGATGAACTTCATCCCCCCTAAGAAGCCCAAGACCTTCCTTCAGCTCGTGTGGGAGGCTCTGCAGGATGTTACCCTTATAATCCTGGAAATAGCGGCCATTATTTCCCTCGGACTGTCCTTTTACCAGCCGCCAGGGGGGGACACTGAAG CGTGTGGTAATGTGAGTGCAGGTGCGGAGGAAGAGGGAGAGGCGGAGGCGGGCTGGATCGAGGGTGCAGCTATCCTGCTCTCGGTGCTCTGCGTGGTGCTGGTGACCGCGTTTAATGACTGGAGCAAAGAAAAGCAGTTCCGTGGCCTGCAGAGCCGTATTGAACAGGAGCAGCGCTTCGCTGTGGTGCGGAACGGCACGGTCATTCAGATCCCCGTGGCTGAGATGGTGGTGGGGGATATTGCCCAGATCAAATATG GCGACCTCCTGCCTGCGGATGGTGTTCTCATCCAAGGGAACGACCTCAAGATCGATGAGAGCTCCCTCACTGGAGAGTCTGATCACGTACGCAAATCCATTGCCAAGGATCCCATGCTGCTGTCAG GCACTCATGTAATGGAGGGCTCGGGGAAAATGCTGGTGACTGCTGTTGGTGTCAACTCTCAAACGGGAATCATCTTCACCCTCCTGGGGGCCGGGGAAGTGGAGGAAGAGAAGAAAGACTGCAAGAAAG AGGCCAATAGTAATTCATCCACGCAGTTCCCCAGTGTTGAAGCCAAAGACCACAACATCATAAATG GGAAACAAGACGGGACCCTGGAGAACAAtcaaaataaag CTAAGAAACAGGATGAGGCTGTTGCCATGGAGATGCAGCCTTTGAAGAGTGCAGAAGGTGGGGAAGTggaggagaaagagaagaaaaaatccAGTGTGGCCAAGAAGGAGAAATCAGTTCTTCAGGGCAAGCTCACCAAGCTCGCAGTGCAAATCGGGAAAGCAG GTCTGGTGATGTCCGCCATCACTGTGATTATCCTGATGCTGTACTTCGTGATCGAAACGTTCGTCATTCAGGGGGTGGTCTGGCTGACAGAATGCACGCCTATTTATGTGCAGTACTTTGTCAAATTCTTCATCATCGGAGTTACAGTTCTGGTGGTGGCTGTGCCAGAGGGTTTGCCACTGGCTGTGACCATATCATTGGCCTACTCCGTAAAG AAAATGATGAAGGACAATAACCTGGTGCGTCATTTGGATGCATGTGAGACCATGGGCAATGCCACGGCAATTTGCTCAGATAAAACAGGGACCCTCACCACTAACCGGATGACAGTAGTGCAGATTTATATAGGGGACCAGCTCTTCCGCAACATCCCAAGACCTGACCAGATTAACCCAAAGACACTGGAGCTCATCACCAGTGCTATTTCCGTGAACTGCGCCTACACCTCCAAAATAATA GCTGCAGATAAGGAAGGTGGGCTGCCCAAACAAGTGGGTAATAAGACAGAATGTGCTCTGCTGGGACTCGTGCTGGACCTGAAGCAAGAATACCAAGCTGTGAGGGAGCAGATCCCGGAAGAGAAGCTCTATAAAGTCTACACCTTTAATTCTGTCAGAAAATCCATGAGCACCGTCATTCAAATGCCTGATGGAAGTTTCCGCTTATACAGCAAAGGAGCCTCTGAGATCCTGCTCACAAA GTGCTCATTCGTCTTGGGCCGTGATGGCGAGGCTCGTGCTTTTCGGCCACGGGACAAAGATGAAATGGTGAAGAAGGTGATTGAACCGATGGCATGTGAAGGCCTTCGTACGATTTGCATTGCTTACCGAGAGTTCCCAGCTGACCCCATGCCAGACTGGGACAATGAGACGGACATTGTCTCCAACCTTATCTGCATCACAGTGGTCGGCATTGAAGACCCTGTTCGAGCTGAG GTCCCAGAAGCCATCAGGAAGTGCCAGCGAGCAGGCATCACTGTGCGGATGGTGACGGGTGACAACATCAACACTGCACGTGCCATCGCTGCCAAATGTGGCATCATCCATCCTGGCGACGACTTCCTGTGTATGGACGGGAAGGAGTTCAACAGGCGAATCAGAAATGAGAAAGGAGAG ATTGAGCAAGAGCGCATTGACAAAATTTGGCCCAAGCTCAGAGTTCTTGCTCGTTCCTCCcctacagacaaacacacacttgtcAAAG GTATCATAGACAGCACCATTGTAGAACAAAGGCAGGTGGTTGCAGTCACTGGCGACGGCACAAATGATGGACCTGCTCTTAAGAAAGCTGATGTTGGGTTTGCAATG GGCATTGCTGGTACAGATGTGGCCAAGGAGGCCTCTGACATCATCCTGACGGACGATAACTTCTCAAGCATAGTAAAGGCTGTGATGTGGGGACGGAATGTGTATGACAGCATCTCCAAATTCTTACAGTTTCAGCTCACAGTGAATGTGGTGGCTGTCATAGTTGCCTTCACTGGTGCCTGCATCACGCAG GACTCTCCCCTTAAGGCTGTGCAGATGCTGTGGGTCAATCTGATCATGGACACATTTGCTTCTCTGGCTCTTGCCACAGAGCCACCCACCGAATCGTTGCTCCTGAGGAAGCCCTACGGCCGAAACAACCCCCTCATATCCACAACCATGATGAAGAACATCCTCGGCCATGCAGTTTACCAgctcatcatcatcttcacccTGCTCTTTGTTG GTGAGAGGATCTTTGACATAGACAGTGGACGTAACGCTCCACTTCACTCTCCTCCCTCCGAGCATTACACCATCATCTTTAACACCTTTGTCCTCATGCAACTCTTCAATGAGATCAATGCCCGGAAGATCCACGGAGAGAGGAACGTGTTTGATGGAATCTTTTCAAACCCCATCTTCTGTTCAATTGTGCTGGGGACCTTCGCCATACAG ATTGTGATTGTGCAATTTGGTGGGAAACCTTTCAGCTGTTCCCCCTTAAATGTGGAGCAGTGGCTTTGGTGCCTGTTTGTGGGAATGGGAGAGCTGGTCTGGGGACAG GTGATCGCATCAGTGCCAACACATCAGCTGAAGTGTCTGAAAGAAGCGGGCCATGGGTCGGCTCCAGACATGATCATGGATGAGGATCTagctgaggatgaggaggagattGACCATGCCGAGCGAGAGCTGAGACGAGGACAGATCCTGTGGTTCAGAGGACTCAACCGAATTCAGACTCAG atGGAGGTAGTGAGTACCTTCAAGAGAAGTGGTTCGTTTCAGGGTGCAGCGAGACGCCGCTCTTCAGTGCTCAGCCAGCTCCATGACGTAACCAATAATTCTACTCCCTCTCACGTAGTTCTCTCCACTGCCAATGCAACTGGTGCCCCCGGGA GTTTCGTGTTATAA
- the LOC113107144 gene encoding plasma membrane calcium-transporting ATPase 3-like isoform X4, translating to MGDLGNSTVDFHPKKPGMDKGGHEGDFGVTVEELCSLMELRGPEALQKIQENYTDTETLCHRLKTSPADGLSDNPADLEKRRQVFGMNFIPPKKPKTFLQLVWEALQDVTLIILEIAAIISLGLSFYQPPGGDTEACGNVSAGAEEEGEAEAGWIEGAAILLSVLCVVLVTAFNDWSKEKQFRGLQSRIEQEQRFAVVRNGTVIQIPVAEMVVGDIAQIKYGDLLPADGVLIQGNDLKIDESSLTGESDHVRKSIAKDPMLLSGTHVMEGSGKMLVTAVGVNSQTGIIFTLLGAGEVEEEKKDCKKGKQDGTLENNQNKAKKQDEAVAMEMQPLKSAEGGEVEEKEKKKSSVAKKEKSVLQGKLTKLAVQIGKAGLVMSAITVIILMLYFVIETFVIQGVVWLTECTPIYVQYFVKFFIIGVTVLVVAVPEGLPLAVTISLAYSVKKMMKDNNLVRHLDACETMGNATAICSDKTGTLTTNRMTVVQIYIGDQLFRNIPRPDQINPKTLELITSAISVNCAYTSKIIAADKEGGLPKQVGNKTECALLGLVLDLKQEYQAVREQIPEEKLYKVYTFNSVRKSMSTVIQMPDGSFRLYSKGASEILLTKCSFVLGRDGEARAFRPRDKDEMVKKVIEPMACEGLRTICIAYREFPADPMPDWDNETDIVSNLICITVVGIEDPVRAEVPEAIRKCQRAGITVRMVTGDNINTARAIAAKCGIIHPGDDFLCMDGKEFNRRIRNEKGEIEQERIDKIWPKLRVLARSSPTDKHTLVKGIIDSTIVEQRQVVAVTGDGTNDGPALKKADVGFAMGIAGTDVAKEASDIILTDDNFSSIVKAVMWGRNVYDSISKFLQFQLTVNVVAVIVAFTGACITQDSPLKAVQMLWVNLIMDTFASLALATEPPTESLLLRKPYGRNNPLISTTMMKNILGHAVYQLIIIFTLLFVGERIFDIDSGRNAPLHSPPSEHYTIIFNTFVLMQLFNEINARKIHGERNVFDGIFSNPIFCSIVLGTFAIQIVIVQFGGKPFSCSPLNVEQWLWCLFVGMGELVWGQVIASVPTHQLKCLKEAGHGSAPDMIMDEDLAEDEEEIDHAERELRRGQILWFRGLNRIQTQIRVVKAFRSSLYDGIERPESRNSIHDFQAHPEFIITDSVHNIPLIDETDVDDESERSNHNHVRVALRHPGPHSQPQRPPRSRYPSRPLRQQSLPVTLNCNNNAAENRVYLGSSVPPCPVSPLHSLETCL from the exons ATGGGGGATCTGGGTAATAGCACAGTAGACTTCCACCCTAAGAAGCCAGGCATGGACAAAGGAGGTCATGAGGGAGATTTCGGGGTGACAGTAGAGGAGCTGTGCTCACTGATGGAGCTCAGGGGACCCGAGGCCCTGCAGAAGATCCAGGAGAACTACACAGACACAGAAACCCTCTGTCACAGACTCAAGACTTCACCTGCAGATG GATTATCGGACAATCCTGCGGACCTGGAGAAACGTCGGCAAGTGTTTGGGATGAACTTCATCCCCCCTAAGAAGCCCAAGACCTTCCTTCAGCTCGTGTGGGAGGCTCTGCAGGATGTTACCCTTATAATCCTGGAAATAGCGGCCATTATTTCCCTCGGACTGTCCTTTTACCAGCCGCCAGGGGGGGACACTGAAG CGTGTGGTAATGTGAGTGCAGGTGCGGAGGAAGAGGGAGAGGCGGAGGCGGGCTGGATCGAGGGTGCAGCTATCCTGCTCTCGGTGCTCTGCGTGGTGCTGGTGACCGCGTTTAATGACTGGAGCAAAGAAAAGCAGTTCCGTGGCCTGCAGAGCCGTATTGAACAGGAGCAGCGCTTCGCTGTGGTGCGGAACGGCACGGTCATTCAGATCCCCGTGGCTGAGATGGTGGTGGGGGATATTGCCCAGATCAAATATG GCGACCTCCTGCCTGCGGATGGTGTTCTCATCCAAGGGAACGACCTCAAGATCGATGAGAGCTCCCTCACTGGAGAGTCTGATCACGTACGCAAATCCATTGCCAAGGATCCCATGCTGCTGTCAG GCACTCATGTAATGGAGGGCTCGGGGAAAATGCTGGTGACTGCTGTTGGTGTCAACTCTCAAACGGGAATCATCTTCACCCTCCTGGGGGCCGGGGAAGTGGAGGAAGAGAAGAAAGACTGCAAGAAAG GGAAACAAGACGGGACCCTGGAGAACAAtcaaaataaag CTAAGAAACAGGATGAGGCTGTTGCCATGGAGATGCAGCCTTTGAAGAGTGCAGAAGGTGGGGAAGTggaggagaaagagaagaaaaaatccAGTGTGGCCAAGAAGGAGAAATCAGTTCTTCAGGGCAAGCTCACCAAGCTCGCAGTGCAAATCGGGAAAGCAG GTCTGGTGATGTCCGCCATCACTGTGATTATCCTGATGCTGTACTTCGTGATCGAAACGTTCGTCATTCAGGGGGTGGTCTGGCTGACAGAATGCACGCCTATTTATGTGCAGTACTTTGTCAAATTCTTCATCATCGGAGTTACAGTTCTGGTGGTGGCTGTGCCAGAGGGTTTGCCACTGGCTGTGACCATATCATTGGCCTACTCCGTAAAG AAAATGATGAAGGACAATAACCTGGTGCGTCATTTGGATGCATGTGAGACCATGGGCAATGCCACGGCAATTTGCTCAGATAAAACAGGGACCCTCACCACTAACCGGATGACAGTAGTGCAGATTTATATAGGGGACCAGCTCTTCCGCAACATCCCAAGACCTGACCAGATTAACCCAAAGACACTGGAGCTCATCACCAGTGCTATTTCCGTGAACTGCGCCTACACCTCCAAAATAATA GCTGCAGATAAGGAAGGTGGGCTGCCCAAACAAGTGGGTAATAAGACAGAATGTGCTCTGCTGGGACTCGTGCTGGACCTGAAGCAAGAATACCAAGCTGTGAGGGAGCAGATCCCGGAAGAGAAGCTCTATAAAGTCTACACCTTTAATTCTGTCAGAAAATCCATGAGCACCGTCATTCAAATGCCTGATGGAAGTTTCCGCTTATACAGCAAAGGAGCCTCTGAGATCCTGCTCACAAA GTGCTCATTCGTCTTGGGCCGTGATGGCGAGGCTCGTGCTTTTCGGCCACGGGACAAAGATGAAATGGTGAAGAAGGTGATTGAACCGATGGCATGTGAAGGCCTTCGTACGATTTGCATTGCTTACCGAGAGTTCCCAGCTGACCCCATGCCAGACTGGGACAATGAGACGGACATTGTCTCCAACCTTATCTGCATCACAGTGGTCGGCATTGAAGACCCTGTTCGAGCTGAG GTCCCAGAAGCCATCAGGAAGTGCCAGCGAGCAGGCATCACTGTGCGGATGGTGACGGGTGACAACATCAACACTGCACGTGCCATCGCTGCCAAATGTGGCATCATCCATCCTGGCGACGACTTCCTGTGTATGGACGGGAAGGAGTTCAACAGGCGAATCAGAAATGAGAAAGGAGAG ATTGAGCAAGAGCGCATTGACAAAATTTGGCCCAAGCTCAGAGTTCTTGCTCGTTCCTCCcctacagacaaacacacacttgtcAAAG GTATCATAGACAGCACCATTGTAGAACAAAGGCAGGTGGTTGCAGTCACTGGCGACGGCACAAATGATGGACCTGCTCTTAAGAAAGCTGATGTTGGGTTTGCAATG GGCATTGCTGGTACAGATGTGGCCAAGGAGGCCTCTGACATCATCCTGACGGACGATAACTTCTCAAGCATAGTAAAGGCTGTGATGTGGGGACGGAATGTGTATGACAGCATCTCCAAATTCTTACAGTTTCAGCTCACAGTGAATGTGGTGGCTGTCATAGTTGCCTTCACTGGTGCCTGCATCACGCAG GACTCTCCCCTTAAGGCTGTGCAGATGCTGTGGGTCAATCTGATCATGGACACATTTGCTTCTCTGGCTCTTGCCACAGAGCCACCCACCGAATCGTTGCTCCTGAGGAAGCCCTACGGCCGAAACAACCCCCTCATATCCACAACCATGATGAAGAACATCCTCGGCCATGCAGTTTACCAgctcatcatcatcttcacccTGCTCTTTGTTG GTGAGAGGATCTTTGACATAGACAGTGGACGTAACGCTCCACTTCACTCTCCTCCCTCCGAGCATTACACCATCATCTTTAACACCTTTGTCCTCATGCAACTCTTCAATGAGATCAATGCCCGGAAGATCCACGGAGAGAGGAACGTGTTTGATGGAATCTTTTCAAACCCCATCTTCTGTTCAATTGTGCTGGGGACCTTCGCCATACAG ATTGTGATTGTGCAATTTGGTGGGAAACCTTTCAGCTGTTCCCCCTTAAATGTGGAGCAGTGGCTTTGGTGCCTGTTTGTGGGAATGGGAGAGCTGGTCTGGGGACAG GTGATCGCATCAGTGCCAACACATCAGCTGAAGTGTCTGAAAGAAGCGGGCCATGGGTCGGCTCCAGACATGATCATGGATGAGGATCTagctgaggatgaggaggagattGACCATGCCGAGCGAGAGCTGAGACGAGGACAGATCCTGTGGTTCAGAGGACTCAACCGAATTCAGACTCAG ATCCGGGTGGTGAAAGCTTTCCGTAGCTCCCTCTACGATGGCATCGAGCGGCCTGAGTCGCGGAACTCCATTCATGACTTCCAGGCGCACCCGGAGTTCATCATCACGGACTCGGTCCACAACATCCCCCTGATCGACGAGACTGATGTGGACGACGAATCGGAACGCTCCAACCATAACCACGTGCGTGTGGCGCTTCGTCACCCCGGCCCTCACTCTCAGCCCCAGAGGCCCCCGCGATCCCGTTACCCGTCTCGCCCACTGAGGCAGCAGAGTCTGCCGGTCACCCTCAACTGCAACAACAACGCCGCCGAGAACCGCGTCTACTTGGGCTCGAGTGTTCCCCCCTGCCCTGTGAGCCCTCTGCACAGCCTGGAGACGTGCCTctga
- the LOC113107144 gene encoding plasma membrane calcium-transporting ATPase 3-like isoform X8 — protein sequence MGDLGNSTVDFHPKKPGMDKGGHEGDFGVTVEELCSLMELRGPEALQKIQENYTDTETLCHRLKTSPADGLSDNPADLEKRRQVFGMNFIPPKKPKTFLQLVWEALQDVTLIILEIAAIISLGLSFYQPPGGDTEACGNVSAGAEEEGEAEAGWIEGAAILLSVLCVVLVTAFNDWSKEKQFRGLQSRIEQEQRFAVVRNGTVIQIPVAEMVVGDIAQIKYGDLLPADGVLIQGNDLKIDESSLTGESDHVRKSIAKDPMLLSGTHVMEGSGKMLVTAVGVNSQTGIIFTLLGAGEVEEEKKDCKKGKQDGTLENNQNKAKKQDEAVAMEMQPLKSAEGGEVEEKEKKKSSVAKKEKSVLQGKLTKLAVQIGKAGLVMSAITVIILMLYFVIETFVIQGVVWLTECTPIYVQYFVKFFIIGVTVLVVAVPEGLPLAVTISLAYSVKKMMKDNNLVRHLDACETMGNATAICSDKTGTLTTNRMTVVQIYIGDQLFRNIPRPDQINPKTLELITSAISVNCAYTSKIIAADKEGGLPKQVGNKTECALLGLVLDLKQEYQAVREQIPEEKLYKVYTFNSVRKSMSTVIQMPDGSFRLYSKGASEILLTKCSFVLGRDGEARAFRPRDKDEMVKKVIEPMACEGLRTICIAYREFPADPMPDWDNETDIVSNLICITVVGIEDPVRAEVPEAIRKCQRAGITVRMVTGDNINTARAIAAKCGIIHPGDDFLCMDGKEFNRRIRNEKGEIEQERIDKIWPKLRVLARSSPTDKHTLVKGIIDSTIVEQRQVVAVTGDGTNDGPALKKADVGFAMGIAGTDVAKEASDIILTDDNFSSIVKAVMWGRNVYDSISKFLQFQLTVNVVAVIVAFTGACITQDSPLKAVQMLWVNLIMDTFASLALATEPPTESLLLRKPYGRNNPLISTTMMKNILGHAVYQLIIIFTLLFVGERIFDIDSGRNAPLHSPPSEHYTIIFNTFVLMQLFNEINARKIHGERNVFDGIFSNPIFCSIVLGTFAIQIVIVQFGGKPFSCSPLNVEQWLWCLFVGMGELVWGQVIASVPTHQLKCLKEAGHGSAPDMIMDEDLAEDEEEIDHAERELRRGQILWFRGLNRIQTQMEVVSTFKRSGSFQGAARRRSSVLSQLHDVTNNSTPSHVVLSTANATGAPGNPGGESFP from the exons ATGGGGGATCTGGGTAATAGCACAGTAGACTTCCACCCTAAGAAGCCAGGCATGGACAAAGGAGGTCATGAGGGAGATTTCGGGGTGACAGTAGAGGAGCTGTGCTCACTGATGGAGCTCAGGGGACCCGAGGCCCTGCAGAAGATCCAGGAGAACTACACAGACACAGAAACCCTCTGTCACAGACTCAAGACTTCACCTGCAGATG GATTATCGGACAATCCTGCGGACCTGGAGAAACGTCGGCAAGTGTTTGGGATGAACTTCATCCCCCCTAAGAAGCCCAAGACCTTCCTTCAGCTCGTGTGGGAGGCTCTGCAGGATGTTACCCTTATAATCCTGGAAATAGCGGCCATTATTTCCCTCGGACTGTCCTTTTACCAGCCGCCAGGGGGGGACACTGAAG CGTGTGGTAATGTGAGTGCAGGTGCGGAGGAAGAGGGAGAGGCGGAGGCGGGCTGGATCGAGGGTGCAGCTATCCTGCTCTCGGTGCTCTGCGTGGTGCTGGTGACCGCGTTTAATGACTGGAGCAAAGAAAAGCAGTTCCGTGGCCTGCAGAGCCGTATTGAACAGGAGCAGCGCTTCGCTGTGGTGCGGAACGGCACGGTCATTCAGATCCCCGTGGCTGAGATGGTGGTGGGGGATATTGCCCAGATCAAATATG GCGACCTCCTGCCTGCGGATGGTGTTCTCATCCAAGGGAACGACCTCAAGATCGATGAGAGCTCCCTCACTGGAGAGTCTGATCACGTACGCAAATCCATTGCCAAGGATCCCATGCTGCTGTCAG GCACTCATGTAATGGAGGGCTCGGGGAAAATGCTGGTGACTGCTGTTGGTGTCAACTCTCAAACGGGAATCATCTTCACCCTCCTGGGGGCCGGGGAAGTGGAGGAAGAGAAGAAAGACTGCAAGAAAG GGAAACAAGACGGGACCCTGGAGAACAAtcaaaataaag CTAAGAAACAGGATGAGGCTGTTGCCATGGAGATGCAGCCTTTGAAGAGTGCAGAAGGTGGGGAAGTggaggagaaagagaagaaaaaatccAGTGTGGCCAAGAAGGAGAAATCAGTTCTTCAGGGCAAGCTCACCAAGCTCGCAGTGCAAATCGGGAAAGCAG GTCTGGTGATGTCCGCCATCACTGTGATTATCCTGATGCTGTACTTCGTGATCGAAACGTTCGTCATTCAGGGGGTGGTCTGGCTGACAGAATGCACGCCTATTTATGTGCAGTACTTTGTCAAATTCTTCATCATCGGAGTTACAGTTCTGGTGGTGGCTGTGCCAGAGGGTTTGCCACTGGCTGTGACCATATCATTGGCCTACTCCGTAAAG AAAATGATGAAGGACAATAACCTGGTGCGTCATTTGGATGCATGTGAGACCATGGGCAATGCCACGGCAATTTGCTCAGATAAAACAGGGACCCTCACCACTAACCGGATGACAGTAGTGCAGATTTATATAGGGGACCAGCTCTTCCGCAACATCCCAAGACCTGACCAGATTAACCCAAAGACACTGGAGCTCATCACCAGTGCTATTTCCGTGAACTGCGCCTACACCTCCAAAATAATA GCTGCAGATAAGGAAGGTGGGCTGCCCAAACAAGTGGGTAATAAGACAGAATGTGCTCTGCTGGGACTCGTGCTGGACCTGAAGCAAGAATACCAAGCTGTGAGGGAGCAGATCCCGGAAGAGAAGCTCTATAAAGTCTACACCTTTAATTCTGTCAGAAAATCCATGAGCACCGTCATTCAAATGCCTGATGGAAGTTTCCGCTTATACAGCAAAGGAGCCTCTGAGATCCTGCTCACAAA GTGCTCATTCGTCTTGGGCCGTGATGGCGAGGCTCGTGCTTTTCGGCCACGGGACAAAGATGAAATGGTGAAGAAGGTGATTGAACCGATGGCATGTGAAGGCCTTCGTACGATTTGCATTGCTTACCGAGAGTTCCCAGCTGACCCCATGCCAGACTGGGACAATGAGACGGACATTGTCTCCAACCTTATCTGCATCACAGTGGTCGGCATTGAAGACCCTGTTCGAGCTGAG GTCCCAGAAGCCATCAGGAAGTGCCAGCGAGCAGGCATCACTGTGCGGATGGTGACGGGTGACAACATCAACACTGCACGTGCCATCGCTGCCAAATGTGGCATCATCCATCCTGGCGACGACTTCCTGTGTATGGACGGGAAGGAGTTCAACAGGCGAATCAGAAATGAGAAAGGAGAG ATTGAGCAAGAGCGCATTGACAAAATTTGGCCCAAGCTCAGAGTTCTTGCTCGTTCCTCCcctacagacaaacacacacttgtcAAAG GTATCATAGACAGCACCATTGTAGAACAAAGGCAGGTGGTTGCAGTCACTGGCGACGGCACAAATGATGGACCTGCTCTTAAGAAAGCTGATGTTGGGTTTGCAATG GGCATTGCTGGTACAGATGTGGCCAAGGAGGCCTCTGACATCATCCTGACGGACGATAACTTCTCAAGCATAGTAAAGGCTGTGATGTGGGGACGGAATGTGTATGACAGCATCTCCAAATTCTTACAGTTTCAGCTCACAGTGAATGTGGTGGCTGTCATAGTTGCCTTCACTGGTGCCTGCATCACGCAG GACTCTCCCCTTAAGGCTGTGCAGATGCTGTGGGTCAATCTGATCATGGACACATTTGCTTCTCTGGCTCTTGCCACAGAGCCACCCACCGAATCGTTGCTCCTGAGGAAGCCCTACGGCCGAAACAACCCCCTCATATCCACAACCATGATGAAGAACATCCTCGGCCATGCAGTTTACCAgctcatcatcatcttcacccTGCTCTTTGTTG GTGAGAGGATCTTTGACATAGACAGTGGACGTAACGCTCCACTTCACTCTCCTCCCTCCGAGCATTACACCATCATCTTTAACACCTTTGTCCTCATGCAACTCTTCAATGAGATCAATGCCCGGAAGATCCACGGAGAGAGGAACGTGTTTGATGGAATCTTTTCAAACCCCATCTTCTGTTCAATTGTGCTGGGGACCTTCGCCATACAG ATTGTGATTGTGCAATTTGGTGGGAAACCTTTCAGCTGTTCCCCCTTAAATGTGGAGCAGTGGCTTTGGTGCCTGTTTGTGGGAATGGGAGAGCTGGTCTGGGGACAG GTGATCGCATCAGTGCCAACACATCAGCTGAAGTGTCTGAAAGAAGCGGGCCATGGGTCGGCTCCAGACATGATCATGGATGAGGATCTagctgaggatgaggaggagattGACCATGCCGAGCGAGAGCTGAGACGAGGACAGATCCTGTGGTTCAGAGGACTCAACCGAATTCAGACTCAG atGGAGGTAGTGAGTACCTTCAAGAGAAGTGGTTCGTTTCAGGGTGCAGCGAGACGCCGCTCTTCAGTGCTCAGCCAGCTCCATGACGTAACCAATAATTCTACTCCCTCTCACGTAGTTCTCTCCACTGCCAATGCAACTGGTGCCCCCGGGA ATCCGGGTGGTGAAAGCTTTCCGTAG